From one Parambassis ranga chromosome 5, fParRan2.1, whole genome shotgun sequence genomic stretch:
- the hcfc1a gene encoding host cell factor 1a isoform X2 produces MSAPGSAVSGTTASVLQPRWKRVLGWSGPVPRPRHGHRAVAIKELMVVFGGGNEGIVDELHVYNTATNQWFIPAVRGDIPPGCAAYGFVCDGTRLLVFGGMVEYGKYSNDLYELQASRWEWKKLKAKNPKNGPPPCPRLGHSFSLVGNKCYLFGGLANDSEDPKNNIPRYLNDLYTLELRAGSSVVGWDIPITYGVLPPPRESHTAVVYTDKTSRKSRLIIYGGMSGCRLGDLWTLDIDTLTWNKPSVSGTAPLPRSLHSATTITNKMYVFGGWVPLVMDDVKVATHEKEWKCTNTLACLNLDTMCWETVLMDTLEDNIPRARAGHCAVAINSRLYVWSGRDGYRKAWNNQVCCKDLWYLETERPHAPARVQLVRANTNSLEVSWGAVSTADTYLLQLQKYDIPATPAAASPAMSATPSQPVNSPKSPAPAAAAPSAQSLPQTAILKVTAQQSATGTSVVTVRPSQPGKSPVTVTSLPPGVRMVVPAQTTQGSPIGSSPQMSGMAALAAAAAATQKIPPSSAGTVLNVPAGATILKTVAVSPGTTTVKVASPVMVSNPATRMLKTAAAQVGTATASSPTTTTRPIITVHKSGAVTVAQQAQVVTTVVGGVTKTITLVKSPLTMGSSGTLISNLGKMMSVVQTKPVQTSAVTGQASTNPLTQIIQTKGPLPAGTILKLVTSADGKPTTIITTSQAGGTGNKPTILNISGVSPTTTKQGTTIIKTIPVSAIMTQPGATGVTSSTGMKTPITILTTKVMTTGTPGKIITAVPKLATAAGQQGLTQVVLKGAPGQPGTILRTVPMSTVGGVRLVTPVTVSSVKPTVTTLVVKGTTGVTTLGTVTGTVSTSLAGGTVDSSNASLVTPITTLGTIATLSSQVINPTAITVSAAQTSLTSASTLPSSTMTVQNQPTQVTLITTPSGVEAQPVQDLPVSILASPTSEQPSSSEAGAAGEGSGTVTLVCSNPPCETHETGTTNTATTSSATIGAGQVCSNPPCETHETGTTNTATTSSAAIGAGQVCSNPPCETHETGTTNTATTASSNMSALRVCSNPPCETHETGTTNTATTASSNIGGAQQVCSNPPCETHVTGTTNTATQASSNMNAGQQGTVQRVCSNPPCETHETGTTNTPSTATSSMGGDQTSTATGLVQRVCSNPPCETHETGTTNTATTATCNMETGEGTAQQTQEGAEGTSSTEVPSTTATSGIATTTQGRAITTVTQSTPAPGPSVPSISSITEGGGAAASSTEEPMQTDEAALAEAAPAEEGATAMETQAEGEAPLNLPSELMSEGQGTTLMVTGLSDEELAVTAAAEAAAQAAATEEAQALAIQAVLQAAQQAVMNEGDAAGESQQTTNIPIMLTQQELAALVQQQQQLQEAQAAAQQASVDTSLPTEGLAPADSLNDPSVESNGHNEMTATVTSAVASLLPPTTAETLAPSSTFAPSVSVASPAKLQAAAALAEVANGIEGEKQAPQPTPVKPVVKKENQWFDVGIVKVTNMVVTHYYVPADDSQGDDDSGIMPDYSQMKKMELQPGTAYKFRVAGINACGRGAFSEISAFKTCLPGFPGAPCAIKISKSPDGAHLTWEPPSVTSGKIIEYSVYLAIQSNQTAEAKASTPAQLAFMRVYCGPNPSCLVQSSSLSNAHIDYTTKPAIIFRIAARNEKGYGPATQVRWLQESGKDAASAKPAPKRPGTSPDTKTTGPKKARTDQ; encoded by the exons ATGTCTGCCCCTGGCTCCGCGGTGTCTGGAACCACGGCGTCGGTTCTGCAGCCGCGATGGAAACGGGTTCTTGGATGGTCCGGTCCTGTTCCCCGGCCcagacatggacacagagctgtggctaTAAAGGAGCTTATGGTTGTGTTTGGCGGTGGAAACGAAGGGATTGTGGACGAGTTACATGTATACAACACCG CAACAAATCAGTGGTTTATCCCAGCGGTCCGTGGTGATATTCCCCCTGGCTGTGCTGCATATGGTTTTGTCTGTGATGGCACACGGTTGCTGGTGTTTGGTGGAATGGTGGAGTATGGAAAGTACAGCAACGATCTCTATGAACTACAG GCCAGCAGATGGGAATGGAAAAAGCTAAAAGCAAAAAACCCGAAGAATGGCCCGCCCCCTTGTCCTCGTCTTGGCCACAGTTTTTCACTGGTTGGCAACAAATGCTATCTTTTTGGTGGGCTTGCCAATGACAGCGAGGACCCAAAGAACAACATTCCCAG ATACCTGAATGATCTGTACACACTCGAGCTCCGTGCGGGTTCCAGTGTTGTTGGATGGGATATTCCAATCACATATGGAGTTTTGCCTCCCCCTCGTGAGAGCCACACTGCTGTGGTATATACGGATAAAACAAGCAGGAAATCTCGCTTGATAATCTATGGAGGAATGAGTGGCTGCCGCCTTGGAGATCTATGGACGCTTGATATTG ATACCCTGACATGGAACAAACCATCAGTAAGTGGCACAGCGCCACTTCCCCGAAGTCTTCACTCTGCCACCACCATCACAAACAA GATGTATGTTTTTGGAGGATGGGTTCCTTTGGTAATGGATGATGTAAAAGTAGCCACACATGAGAAAGAGTGGAAATGCACAAACACTCTTGCCTGCTTAAATCTCG ATACGATGTGTTGGGAGACAGTCTTGATGGACACCCTTGAAGACAACATCCCCAGAGCCCGTGCTGGCCATTGTGCTGTAGCCATCAATTCCAGACTCTATGTTTGGAGTGGTCGTGATGGCTATCGTAAAGCTTGGAACAACCAAGTCTGTTGTAAAGACCTATGGTACCTGGAAACAG AGCGGCCACATGCCCCTGCCAGGGTGCAGTTGGTCCGTGCCAACACAAACTCTCTGGAGGTGAGTTGGGGTGCGGTCTCCACGGCCGATACATACCTGCTCCAGCTGCAGAAGTATGACATCCCTGCAactccagctgcagcctcacCAGCCATGAGTGCAACTCCATCACAGCCTGTCAACTCTCCAAAAAGCCctgcaccagctgctgcagcaccctCTGCTCAGAGCTTGCCACAGACAG CTATATTAAAGGTGACAGCTCAGCAGTCTGCCACAGGCACATCTGTTGTCACAGTTCGCCCTAGCCAGCCAGGAAAATCTCCTGTCACTGTGACATCCCTTCCTCCAGGTGTTCGAATGGTAGTGCCTGCCCAGACCACCCAAGGATCG ccAATTGGAAGTAGCCCTCAGATGAGCGGCATGGCAGCtttagctgcagcagctgcagcaacacaGAAGATCCCCCCCTCATCTGCAGGCACTGTGCTCAATGTTCCTGCAGGTGCCACTATACTCAAAACCGTTGCCGTTTCTCCTGGCACAACCACAGTGAAAGTGGCTTCTCCAGTCATG GTCAGTAACCCAGCCACCCGGATGTTGAAGACTGCTGCAGCCCAAGTGGGCACAGCAACTGCATCCTCTCCCACCACAACCACCAGGCCCATTATCACTGTGCACAAGTCTGGTGCAGTCACAGTGGCTCAGCAGGCACAGGTGGTAACTACGGTGGTGGGAGGAGTCACCAAGACCATTACTCTGGTCAAGAGCCCCCTCActatgggcagcagtggcactCTG ATCTCCAACCTTGGCAAGATGATGTCTGTGGTACAAACCAAGCCAGTGCAGACATCAGCTGTTACAGGCCAGGCTTCCACTAACCCTCTCACACAGATCATACAG ACAAAGGGTCCCCTCCCTGCCGGAACCATCCTGAAGCTGGTGACTTCTGCTGATGGCAAGCCCACAACCATTATCACCACTTCTCAGGCAGGAGGCACAGGAAACAAGCCTACAATCCTCAACATCAGTGGCGTCTCTCCTACCACCACTAAGCAGGGCACCACCATCATTAAGACCATCCCAGTGTCAGCCATCATGACCCAGCCAGGAGCTACAG gTGTGACCAGCAGTACAGGCATGAAAACACCTATCACAATCCTTACCACAAAGGTAATGACCACTGGGACTCCTGGTAAAATCATCACTGCAGTGCCCAAACTTGCGACTGCAGCCGGCCAACAGGGATTGACGCAG GTGGTCCTGAAGGGTGCTCCTGGCCAACCTGGCACCATTCTGCGTACAGTGCCCATGAGCACGGTTGGTGGTGTTCGTCTTGTTACACCAGTGACAGTGTCTTCTGTTAAACCCACTGTCACCACTCTGGTTGTCAAGGGGACCACTG GTGTTACCACTTTGGGCACAGTCACTGGTACAGTCTCAACTAGCTTGGCTGGAGGCACTGTTGACAGCTCCAATGCCTCTTTGGTTACCCCCATCACCACACTGGGAACTATTGCTACCCTGTCCAGCCAAGTTATTAACCCAACTGCCATAACAGTGTCAGCTGCTCAGACTAGTCTGACTTCTGCCTCCACACTACCCTCTTCTACTATGACAGTGCAG AACCAGCCCACTCAGGTGACTCTGATCACGACTCCCAGTGGTGTAGAGGCTCAACCAGTACAGGATCTACCAGTGTCCATCCTGGCTTCACCAACCTCTGAGCAGCCTAGCTCCTCTGAGGCCGGGGCAGCTGGAGAAGGTTCTGGGACTGTCACCCTGGTCTGCTCTAACCCCCCCTGTGAGACCCACGAGACAGGAACCACCAACACGGCTACCACCTCATCTGCCACCATTGGAGCAGGACAGGTCTGCTCCAACCCTCCGTGTGAGACCCATGAAACCGGAACTACTAATACAGCCACCACCTCCTCTGCTGCAATTGGAGCAGGGCAGGTGTGTTCTAACCCACCGTGTGAGACCCATGAGACAGGCACCAccaacacagccacaactgcgTCTTCAAACATGTCTGCGTTACGTGTGTGCTCCAACCCACCGTGTGAGACCCATGAAACTGGGACAACTAACACAGCTACCACAGCATCATCTAACATAGGAGGAGCCCAGCAAGTGTGTTCCAACCCACCCTGTGAGACCCACGTTACAGGCACCACCAACACAGCCACCCAAGCTTCATCCAACATGAATGCAGGCCAACAAGGCACTGTGCAAAGAGTGTGCTCCAATCCACCCTGTGAAACCCATGAGACGGGGACCACCAACACTCCGTCCACAGCCACCTCCAGCATGGGTGGAGATCAGACCAGCACAGCTACAGGCCTGGTCCAGAGGGTTTGCTCCAACCCACCCTGTGAAACACATGAGACTGGGACCACCAACACAGCCACCACTGCCACCTGTAATATGGAGACAGGCGAAGGCACAG CCCAGCAGACACAAGAAGGAGCAGAAGGTACCAGCAGCACAGAAGTGCCTTCTACTACAGCAACATCTGGCATTGCTACCACCACCCAGGGCAGGGCCATTACTACTGTCACTCAGTCTACACCAGCACCCGGACCTTCTGTACCT TCGATCTCATcaatcacagagggaggaggtgctgctgccAGCTCCACAGAGGAACCAATGCAAACTGATGAGGCAGCATTAGCAGAAGCTGCACCTGCAGAAGAGGGAGCCACTGCTATGGAAACACAAGCAGAG GGAGAGGCACCATTGAACCTGCCATCTGAGCTGATGTCTGAGGGCCAAGGAACCACACTAATGGTGACAGGGCTGTCGGATGAGGAGCTGGCTGTGacggcagcagcagaagcagctgctcAGGCAGCAGCCACTGAAGAAGCCCAGGCCCTTGCTATCCAGGCTGTCCTCCAGGCCGCTCAGCAAGCTGTCATGA ATGAGGGtgatgctgctggagagagcCAGCAAACCACCAACATACCCATCATGCTGACCCAGCAAGAGCTTGCAGCTCTggtccaacagcagcagcagctgcaggaagctcaGGCTGCAGCCCAGCAGGCCTCCGTGGACACAAGCTTGCCCACTGAGGGTCTTGCCCCTGCTGACAGCCTCAATGATCCCTCTGTCGAGAGCAACGGACACAATGAAATGACTGCCACAGTCACTAGTGCTGTGGCATCCCTACTGCCACCCACCACTGCTGAGA CTCTCGCTCCATCAAGTACATTTGCACCCTCTGTATCAGTGGCAAGTCCAGCCaagctgcaagcagcagctGCGCTAGCAGAGGTCGCCAATGGCATTGAGGGAGAG AAGCAAGCCCCTCAGCCAACTCCAGTGAAGCCTGTTGTAAAGAAGGAGAACCAGTGGTTTGATGTTGGAATTGTTAAAGTGACAAATATGGTTGTCACCCACTACTATGTCCCAGCAGATGATTCTCAAGGAGAT GATGACTCTGGGATCATGCCAGACTACAGTCAGATGAAGAAAATGGAGCTGCAGCCTGGAACAGCTTACAAGTTCCGTGTTGCTGGAATCAACGCGTGTGGTCGTGGAGCTTTCTCAGAGATTTCTGCTTTTAAGACCTGCCTACCAGGATTTCCAGGGGCCCCTTGCGCCATCAAAATCAGCAAG AGCCCAGATGGTGCCCACCTGACTTGGGAGCCTCCCTCAGTGACGTCAGGGAAGATCATTGAATACTCCGTGTACCTGGCAATCCAGAGCAACCAGACAGCTGAAGCCAAGGCCTCCACCCCGGCCCAGCTAGCCTTCATGCGTGTGTACTGTGGACCCAACCCCTCTTGTTTGGTGCAGTCATCCAGCCTCTCCAATGCCCACATTGACTATACCACCAAGCCAGCCATTATATTTCGCATTGCCGCCCGCAACGAGAAGGGCTATGGTCCTGCCACTCAAGTTCGATGGCTACAAG AATCTGGCAAAGATGCCGCTTCTGCAAAACCGGCCCCCAAAAGACCAGGCACCTCACCTGATAC TAAGACTACTGGTCCAAAGAAAGCAAGGACGGACCAGTGA
- the hcfc1a gene encoding host cell factor 1a isoform X1, with protein sequence MSAPGSAVSGTTASVLQPRWKRVLGWSGPVPRPRHGHRAVAIKELMVVFGGGNEGIVDELHVYNTATNQWFIPAVRGDIPPGCAAYGFVCDGTRLLVFGGMVEYGKYSNDLYELQASRWEWKKLKAKNPKNGPPPCPRLGHSFSLVGNKCYLFGGLANDSEDPKNNIPRYLNDLYTLELRAGSSVVGWDIPITYGVLPPPRESHTAVVYTDKTSRKSRLIIYGGMSGCRLGDLWTLDIDTLTWNKPSVSGTAPLPRSLHSATTITNKMYVFGGWVPLVMDDVKVATHEKEWKCTNTLACLNLDTMCWETVLMDTLEDNIPRARAGHCAVAINSRLYVWSGRDGYRKAWNNQVCCKDLWYLETERPHAPARVQLVRANTNSLEVSWGAVSTADTYLLQLQKYDIPATPAAASPAMSATPSQPVNSPKSPAPAAAAPSAQSLPQTAILKVTAQQSATGTSVVTVRPSQPGKSPVTVTSLPPGVRMVVPAQTTQGSPIGSSPQMSGMAALAAAAAATQKIPPSSAGTVLNVPAGATILKTVAVSPGTTTVKVASPVMVSNPATRMLKTAAAQVGTATASSPTTTTRPIITVHKSGAVTVAQQAQVVTTVVGGVTKTITLVKSPLTMGSSGTLISNLGKMMSVVQTKPVQTSAVTGQASTNPLTQIIQTKGPLPAGTILKLVTSADGKPTTIITTSQAGGTGNKPTILNISGVSPTTTKQGTTIIKTIPVSAIMTQPGATGVTSSTGMKTPITILTTKVMTTGTPGKIITAVPKLATAAGQQGLTQVVLKGAPGQPGTILRTVPMSTVGGVRLVTPVTVSSVKPTVTTLVVKGTTGVTTLGTVTGTVSTSLAGGTVDSSNASLVTPITTLGTIATLSSQVINPTAITVSAAQTSLTSASTLPSSTMTVQNQPTQVTLITTPSGVEAQPVQDLPVSILASPTSEQPSSSEAGAAGEGSGTVTLVCSNPPCETHETGTTNTATTSSATIGAGQVCSNPPCETHETGTTNTATTSSAAIGAGQVCSNPPCETHETGTTNTATTASSNMSALRVCSNPPCETHETGTTNTATTASSNIGGAQQVCSNPPCETHVTGTTNTATQASSNMNAGQQGTVQRVCSNPPCETHETGTTNTPSTATSSMGGDQTSTATGLVQRVCSNPPCETHETGTTNTATTATCNMETGEGTAAQQTQEGAEGTSSTEVPSTTATSGIATTTQGRAITTVTQSTPAPGPSVPSISSITEGGGAAASSTEEPMQTDEAALAEAAPAEEGATAMETQAEGEAPLNLPSELMSEGQGTTLMVTGLSDEELAVTAAAEAAAQAAATEEAQALAIQAVLQAAQQAVMNEGDAAGESQQTTNIPIMLTQQELAALVQQQQQLQEAQAAAQQASVDTSLPTEGLAPADSLNDPSVESNGHNEMTATVTSAVASLLPPTTAETLAPSSTFAPSVSVASPAKLQAAAALAEVANGIEGEKQAPQPTPVKPVVKKENQWFDVGIVKVTNMVVTHYYVPADDSQGDDDSGIMPDYSQMKKMELQPGTAYKFRVAGINACGRGAFSEISAFKTCLPGFPGAPCAIKISKSPDGAHLTWEPPSVTSGKIIEYSVYLAIQSNQTAEAKASTPAQLAFMRVYCGPNPSCLVQSSSLSNAHIDYTTKPAIIFRIAARNEKGYGPATQVRWLQESGKDAASAKPAPKRPGTSPDTKTTGPKKARTDQ encoded by the exons ATGTCTGCCCCTGGCTCCGCGGTGTCTGGAACCACGGCGTCGGTTCTGCAGCCGCGATGGAAACGGGTTCTTGGATGGTCCGGTCCTGTTCCCCGGCCcagacatggacacagagctgtggctaTAAAGGAGCTTATGGTTGTGTTTGGCGGTGGAAACGAAGGGATTGTGGACGAGTTACATGTATACAACACCG CAACAAATCAGTGGTTTATCCCAGCGGTCCGTGGTGATATTCCCCCTGGCTGTGCTGCATATGGTTTTGTCTGTGATGGCACACGGTTGCTGGTGTTTGGTGGAATGGTGGAGTATGGAAAGTACAGCAACGATCTCTATGAACTACAG GCCAGCAGATGGGAATGGAAAAAGCTAAAAGCAAAAAACCCGAAGAATGGCCCGCCCCCTTGTCCTCGTCTTGGCCACAGTTTTTCACTGGTTGGCAACAAATGCTATCTTTTTGGTGGGCTTGCCAATGACAGCGAGGACCCAAAGAACAACATTCCCAG ATACCTGAATGATCTGTACACACTCGAGCTCCGTGCGGGTTCCAGTGTTGTTGGATGGGATATTCCAATCACATATGGAGTTTTGCCTCCCCCTCGTGAGAGCCACACTGCTGTGGTATATACGGATAAAACAAGCAGGAAATCTCGCTTGATAATCTATGGAGGAATGAGTGGCTGCCGCCTTGGAGATCTATGGACGCTTGATATTG ATACCCTGACATGGAACAAACCATCAGTAAGTGGCACAGCGCCACTTCCCCGAAGTCTTCACTCTGCCACCACCATCACAAACAA GATGTATGTTTTTGGAGGATGGGTTCCTTTGGTAATGGATGATGTAAAAGTAGCCACACATGAGAAAGAGTGGAAATGCACAAACACTCTTGCCTGCTTAAATCTCG ATACGATGTGTTGGGAGACAGTCTTGATGGACACCCTTGAAGACAACATCCCCAGAGCCCGTGCTGGCCATTGTGCTGTAGCCATCAATTCCAGACTCTATGTTTGGAGTGGTCGTGATGGCTATCGTAAAGCTTGGAACAACCAAGTCTGTTGTAAAGACCTATGGTACCTGGAAACAG AGCGGCCACATGCCCCTGCCAGGGTGCAGTTGGTCCGTGCCAACACAAACTCTCTGGAGGTGAGTTGGGGTGCGGTCTCCACGGCCGATACATACCTGCTCCAGCTGCAGAAGTATGACATCCCTGCAactccagctgcagcctcacCAGCCATGAGTGCAACTCCATCACAGCCTGTCAACTCTCCAAAAAGCCctgcaccagctgctgcagcaccctCTGCTCAGAGCTTGCCACAGACAG CTATATTAAAGGTGACAGCTCAGCAGTCTGCCACAGGCACATCTGTTGTCACAGTTCGCCCTAGCCAGCCAGGAAAATCTCCTGTCACTGTGACATCCCTTCCTCCAGGTGTTCGAATGGTAGTGCCTGCCCAGACCACCCAAGGATCG ccAATTGGAAGTAGCCCTCAGATGAGCGGCATGGCAGCtttagctgcagcagctgcagcaacacaGAAGATCCCCCCCTCATCTGCAGGCACTGTGCTCAATGTTCCTGCAGGTGCCACTATACTCAAAACCGTTGCCGTTTCTCCTGGCACAACCACAGTGAAAGTGGCTTCTCCAGTCATG GTCAGTAACCCAGCCACCCGGATGTTGAAGACTGCTGCAGCCCAAGTGGGCACAGCAACTGCATCCTCTCCCACCACAACCACCAGGCCCATTATCACTGTGCACAAGTCTGGTGCAGTCACAGTGGCTCAGCAGGCACAGGTGGTAACTACGGTGGTGGGAGGAGTCACCAAGACCATTACTCTGGTCAAGAGCCCCCTCActatgggcagcagtggcactCTG ATCTCCAACCTTGGCAAGATGATGTCTGTGGTACAAACCAAGCCAGTGCAGACATCAGCTGTTACAGGCCAGGCTTCCACTAACCCTCTCACACAGATCATACAG ACAAAGGGTCCCCTCCCTGCCGGAACCATCCTGAAGCTGGTGACTTCTGCTGATGGCAAGCCCACAACCATTATCACCACTTCTCAGGCAGGAGGCACAGGAAACAAGCCTACAATCCTCAACATCAGTGGCGTCTCTCCTACCACCACTAAGCAGGGCACCACCATCATTAAGACCATCCCAGTGTCAGCCATCATGACCCAGCCAGGAGCTACAG gTGTGACCAGCAGTACAGGCATGAAAACACCTATCACAATCCTTACCACAAAGGTAATGACCACTGGGACTCCTGGTAAAATCATCACTGCAGTGCCCAAACTTGCGACTGCAGCCGGCCAACAGGGATTGACGCAG GTGGTCCTGAAGGGTGCTCCTGGCCAACCTGGCACCATTCTGCGTACAGTGCCCATGAGCACGGTTGGTGGTGTTCGTCTTGTTACACCAGTGACAGTGTCTTCTGTTAAACCCACTGTCACCACTCTGGTTGTCAAGGGGACCACTG GTGTTACCACTTTGGGCACAGTCACTGGTACAGTCTCAACTAGCTTGGCTGGAGGCACTGTTGACAGCTCCAATGCCTCTTTGGTTACCCCCATCACCACACTGGGAACTATTGCTACCCTGTCCAGCCAAGTTATTAACCCAACTGCCATAACAGTGTCAGCTGCTCAGACTAGTCTGACTTCTGCCTCCACACTACCCTCTTCTACTATGACAGTGCAG AACCAGCCCACTCAGGTGACTCTGATCACGACTCCCAGTGGTGTAGAGGCTCAACCAGTACAGGATCTACCAGTGTCCATCCTGGCTTCACCAACCTCTGAGCAGCCTAGCTCCTCTGAGGCCGGGGCAGCTGGAGAAGGTTCTGGGACTGTCACCCTGGTCTGCTCTAACCCCCCCTGTGAGACCCACGAGACAGGAACCACCAACACGGCTACCACCTCATCTGCCACCATTGGAGCAGGACAGGTCTGCTCCAACCCTCCGTGTGAGACCCATGAAACCGGAACTACTAATACAGCCACCACCTCCTCTGCTGCAATTGGAGCAGGGCAGGTGTGTTCTAACCCACCGTGTGAGACCCATGAGACAGGCACCAccaacacagccacaactgcgTCTTCAAACATGTCTGCGTTACGTGTGTGCTCCAACCCACCGTGTGAGACCCATGAAACTGGGACAACTAACACAGCTACCACAGCATCATCTAACATAGGAGGAGCCCAGCAAGTGTGTTCCAACCCACCCTGTGAGACCCACGTTACAGGCACCACCAACACAGCCACCCAAGCTTCATCCAACATGAATGCAGGCCAACAAGGCACTGTGCAAAGAGTGTGCTCCAATCCACCCTGTGAAACCCATGAGACGGGGACCACCAACACTCCGTCCACAGCCACCTCCAGCATGGGTGGAGATCAGACCAGCACAGCTACAGGCCTGGTCCAGAGGGTTTGCTCCAACCCACCCTGTGAAACACATGAGACTGGGACCACCAACACAGCCACCACTGCCACCTGTAATATGGAGACAGGCGAAGGCACAG CAGCCCAGCAGACACAAGAAGGAGCAGAAGGTACCAGCAGCACAGAAGTGCCTTCTACTACAGCAACATCTGGCATTGCTACCACCACCCAGGGCAGGGCCATTACTACTGTCACTCAGTCTACACCAGCACCCGGACCTTCTGTACCT TCGATCTCATcaatcacagagggaggaggtgctgctgccAGCTCCACAGAGGAACCAATGCAAACTGATGAGGCAGCATTAGCAGAAGCTGCACCTGCAGAAGAGGGAGCCACTGCTATGGAAACACAAGCAGAG GGAGAGGCACCATTGAACCTGCCATCTGAGCTGATGTCTGAGGGCCAAGGAACCACACTAATGGTGACAGGGCTGTCGGATGAGGAGCTGGCTGTGacggcagcagcagaagcagctgctcAGGCAGCAGCCACTGAAGAAGCCCAGGCCCTTGCTATCCAGGCTGTCCTCCAGGCCGCTCAGCAAGCTGTCATGA ATGAGGGtgatgctgctggagagagcCAGCAAACCACCAACATACCCATCATGCTGACCCAGCAAGAGCTTGCAGCTCTggtccaacagcagcagcagctgcaggaagctcaGGCTGCAGCCCAGCAGGCCTCCGTGGACACAAGCTTGCCCACTGAGGGTCTTGCCCCTGCTGACAGCCTCAATGATCCCTCTGTCGAGAGCAACGGACACAATGAAATGACTGCCACAGTCACTAGTGCTGTGGCATCCCTACTGCCACCCACCACTGCTGAGA CTCTCGCTCCATCAAGTACATTTGCACCCTCTGTATCAGTGGCAAGTCCAGCCaagctgcaagcagcagctGCGCTAGCAGAGGTCGCCAATGGCATTGAGGGAGAG AAGCAAGCCCCTCAGCCAACTCCAGTGAAGCCTGTTGTAAAGAAGGAGAACCAGTGGTTTGATGTTGGAATTGTTAAAGTGACAAATATGGTTGTCACCCACTACTATGTCCCAGCAGATGATTCTCAAGGAGAT GATGACTCTGGGATCATGCCAGACTACAGTCAGATGAAGAAAATGGAGCTGCAGCCTGGAACAGCTTACAAGTTCCGTGTTGCTGGAATCAACGCGTGTGGTCGTGGAGCTTTCTCAGAGATTTCTGCTTTTAAGACCTGCCTACCAGGATTTCCAGGGGCCCCTTGCGCCATCAAAATCAGCAAG AGCCCAGATGGTGCCCACCTGACTTGGGAGCCTCCCTCAGTGACGTCAGGGAAGATCATTGAATACTCCGTGTACCTGGCAATCCAGAGCAACCAGACAGCTGAAGCCAAGGCCTCCACCCCGGCCCAGCTAGCCTTCATGCGTGTGTACTGTGGACCCAACCCCTCTTGTTTGGTGCAGTCATCCAGCCTCTCCAATGCCCACATTGACTATACCACCAAGCCAGCCATTATATTTCGCATTGCCGCCCGCAACGAGAAGGGCTATGGTCCTGCCACTCAAGTTCGATGGCTACAAG AATCTGGCAAAGATGCCGCTTCTGCAAAACCGGCCCCCAAAAGACCAGGCACCTCACCTGATAC TAAGACTACTGGTCCAAAGAAAGCAAGGACGGACCAGTGA